In Falco biarmicus isolate bFalBia1 chromosome 5, bFalBia1.pri, whole genome shotgun sequence, a single genomic region encodes these proteins:
- the RASD2 gene encoding GTP-binding protein Rhes, with protein sequence MMKTMSGGNCTLNVPAKNSYRMVVLGASRVGKSSIVSRFLNGRFEDQYTPTIEDFHRKVYNIRGDMYQLDILDTSGNHPFPAMRRLSILTGDVFILVFSLDNRESFDEVKRLQKQILEVKSCLKNKTKESADLPMVICGNKSDHSEVFRKVRSDEGENLVSSDENCAYFEVSAKKNTNVDEMFYVLFSMAKLPHEMSPSLHRKISIQYGDTFQQKSFRMRRVKDMDAYGMISPFARRPSVNSDLKYIKSKVLREGQSREREKCTIQ encoded by the exons ATGATGAAGACCATGTCTGGTGGAAACTGCACCCTGAATGTGCCAGCCAAGAACTCGTACCGCATGGTAGTGCTGGGAGCCTCCAGGGTGGGGAAAAGCTCCATTGTCTCACGCTTTCTCAATGGCCGGTTTGAGGACCAGTACACTCCCACCATTGAGGATTTTCATCGCAAGGTCTACAACATCCGAGGAGACATGTATCAGCTGGACATCCTGGACACCTCTGGGAATCACCCTTTCCCTGCTATGAGGAGGCTTTCCATCCTGACAG GGGATGTTTTCATCCTGGTATTCAGCCTGGACAACAGAGAATCCTTTGATGAGGTCAAGAGGCTCCAGAAACAGATCCTGGAAGTCAAATCCTGcctgaagaacaaaaccaaggaatCAGCTGACCTCCCCATGGTGATCTGCGGCAACAAAAGTGACCACAGTGAAGTCTTCCGCAAGGTACGCTCAGATGAAGGTGAGAACCTTGTCTCCAGTGACGAAAACTGTGCTTACTTCGAAGTTTCAGCCAAGAAGAACACCAATGTGGATGAGATGTTTTATGTGCTCTTTAGCATGGCCAAGCTACCTCATGAGATGAGCCCTTCCCTCCACAGGAAAATCTCCATCCAGTATGGTGACACTTTCCAACAGAAATCCTTCCGGATGCGCCGAGTCAAGGACATGGACGCCTATGGCATGATCTCTCCATTTGCTCGCCGGCCAAGCGTCAATAGTGACCTGAAGTATATCAAATCAAAAGTTCTCAGGGAAGGTCAGtccagagagagggagaaatgcACAATCCAGTGA